CGCCACTAATTATCAAAGCACCGAAAAAATGCTCTCTAAAGTTTTCACAACATTCCAATGCATTTGAAACTTTATCCTCACTTGTTTCGCCAGCAACTTCATTTGCAATTCTAGTGGCAAGACCATCACAGACAGCCGCCGAATTACCGATAACAGTTACACTATCAGAATCACCGAAACTTATGGAATGACCGATTTTCCCCGAAGAAGTGCAAATTCCTAATGGGGTTTTCCTTTTTTTAATTTCAAATGCAATATTATTGCCTAAAAATTCATTGTTTGAATAAATTCCACATAATACCTTTTTATCGTTGACAATAGCAATGTCCCCACCATTTTCAACAACGGAATATGAAGATTTTTTATTCATCAGATATCTTAGGGATAATTCGGAAATTGTTCCGGCAACGCATGCCATCGGCCCAACATCGGCAATTTTGGATGATTCATACATCTTGAAAACAATATATGGCAATTCCTCCTCGGGAATTTCAAGAGGATTTAAAGAGAGTGAAAAATAATTATTTTTCAGAATATAATCTTTAAGATCTCGGCGAACAGATAAAATAAATCTTTCCAGATTATGATTCTCCAAATCAGTCGTTAATCTAATATGAGTTTCATCCAAATCAATTTGTGAAAAATTCATATTTAATAATTTAATTTATTAATTATTAAACCTATATTAAATATCATGAAAGCCCTTAACAAAATGCTTTGTTTAGTCGACGGCGAACATTACCTGCCAGTCACTCAAGAAGCAATAGATACATTAAACAATCTGGAACACATCGATATAGTTGCCGCTGTTTTTATAGGAGGAACAGAAAAGCTAAGAGACGATTCAGAAGAGTCTTATTCGGAAAAACTTGGAATTCCCGTTAGATTTGCAAATGACAAGGAAATTCCATATGACCTTATAGCCGAAATGATTAGAGACTTCAATGTTGATACCGTGATGGATTTAAGTGATGAACCCATCCTAGATTATTCAAAAAGGTTTAAAATTGCTTGCAAAGTATTAAACGAAGGAATCAGCTATGAAGGCCCTGATTTCAAATTCGAACCTACTTCCCAATATGACATTATGAAAAAGCCTTCAATTACAATTCTTGGTACAGGCAAGCGGATTGGAAAAACTGCCGTTTCAGGATTCGTTTCCAGATTAATTGATAAAAAGGGGTATGAACCATGCGTTATTGCCATGGGTAGAGGAGGACCTGAAGAGCCGGAAATTGTTCATGGCGAAAAACTGGAAATCAATGCAGAATTTTTACTTGAACAATCTGAAAAAGGAGTTCATGCAGCAAGCGACCATTGGGAAGATGCATTAATGAGCCGCATATTAACTATCGGCTGTAGGCGTTGTGGAGGAGGAATGGCTGGCGAAGTATTTCTCACCAATATGAAAAAAGGAGCGCGTCTAGCTAATGAAGTTGATTCCAAATTTGCCATTTTTGAGGGCAGCGGTGCCGCAATACCTCCAATCAAGACTAATAAAAAAATATCATTGATTGGAGCCAACCAGCCTTTGGAGAATTTAACAACATATTTCGGACCGTATAGGATAGGGCTTGGAGATCTTGTCATCCTAACAATGTGTGAAGAGCCTATGTGCTCATTGGAGAAAAGAGAAAAAATAGAAGAATTCGTCAATGAGATAAACCCCGAAGCGACTGTCATCTCAACAGTGTTTAGGCCTAAACCACTTTCAGACATCTCAAACAAAAAAGTCTTATTTGCTACAACCGCTCCAGAGGATGTCAAAGAAAAATTAGTTGGATATCTGGAGGAAAATTACAATTGTGAAGTCATTGGAACCACATCAAATCTATCGAATAGACCTTTACTTCGCAAAGATATGGAAAAATACATATCTAAAGCTGATGCAATGCTAACTGAACTTAAAGCAGCTG
This genomic interval from Methanobrevibacter sp. contains the following:
- a CDS encoding UPF0280 family protein, translated to MNFSQIDLDETHIRLTTDLENHNLERFILSVRRDLKDYILKNNYFSLSLNPLEIPEEELPYIVFKMYESSKIADVGPMACVAGTISELSLRYLMNKKSSYSVVENGGDIAIVNDKKVLCGIYSNNEFLGNNIAFEIKKRKTPLGICTSSGKIGHSISFGDSDSVTVIGNSAAVCDGLATRIANEVAGETSEDKVSNALECCENFREHFFGALIISGGNVATIGKLPRIVEVDEFQVKL
- a CDS encoding 2,3-diphosphoglycerate synthetase, which encodes MKALNKMLCLVDGEHYLPVTQEAIDTLNNLEHIDIVAAVFIGGTEKLRDDSEESYSEKLGIPVRFANDKEIPYDLIAEMIRDFNVDTVMDLSDEPILDYSKRFKIACKVLNEGISYEGPDFKFEPTSQYDIMKKPSITILGTGKRIGKTAVSGFVSRLIDKKGYEPCVIAMGRGGPEEPEIVHGEKLEINAEFLLEQSEKGVHAASDHWEDALMSRILTIGCRRCGGGMAGEVFLTNMKKGARLANEVDSKFAIFEGSGAAIPPIKTNKKISLIGANQPLENLTTYFGPYRIGLGDLVILTMCEEPMCSLEKREKIEEFVNEINPEATVISTVFRPKPLSDISNKKVLFATTAPEDVKEKLVGYLEENYNCEVIGTTSNLSNRPLLRKDMEKYISKADAMLTELKAAAVDVATKDAIAAGLEVIYCDNIPVEISDSYPSLSDSVIKLVDSAIDDFKSS